The Cognaticolwellia beringensis genome segment TAAAGATCAAAAAGGGAATGCCTTAGCATTCCCTTTTTAGTTTTTAACGCGTTACATTATTACTGCAACAATGAAATATCTGCGATAGCAAAGAAGCTATTACGAATTTCGTTTAGTAACGTCAGTCGATTAGTTTTAACTTGTTCGTCATCTGCCATTACCATGACATTATCAAAAAAGTTATCAATGGGTTGCTTCAACGCTGATAGTTCAGTTAATGCGCCTTGATAGTCTTTTGCGGCCATTAATGGTGTTATTTTGGCTTTTACACCTGAAAATGCAGACGCTAATTCTGTTTCTGCAGTTTCTAATGCTAATTCTTGATTAAACGACTCAAACAATTCGCCTTTAAATTTAACTAGAATATTACCGACACGTTTATTAGCGGCTGCTAATGTCGCTGCTTCTGCTAAAGTTTTAAAGTGCGTTACCGCGTGAATACGCTTATTAAAATCTAATGGCGCTGATGGTGCATTCGCTAAAACAGCTTGTATAACATCAACACTAATATTTTGATCTTGATAATAAGCTCGGTAGCGCCCAAAAACAAAATCTAGCACTTGTTTAGCTACGTCTTGGTTCGTTAGCTTGTCTTGATAAAGCTCAACACTTTTCGCTACTAAATCAGCAATATCTAAATTTAGGTCTTTCTCTATTATAATACGAAGTAAACCAATAGCCGCTCGGCGCAAAGCAAATGGGTCTTTATCACCCTTAGGCGCTTGGTTAATACCGAAGATACCGACTAAGGTATCTACTTTATCAGCAATCGCTACAGCGCAACCTATGGTTTGTTCTGGCAGTGTGTCACCAGCGAAACGTGGACGATACTGATCTTCAAGTGCTTGTGCAACGGCAGCGGGTTCGCCATCATGTTGCGCATAATATTTACCCATGGTGCCTTGCACTTGTGGAAACTCAAGTACCATATCTGACATTAAATCAGTTTTACTGAGTAAACCGGCGCGATATGCCATAGCTGTATCGTCGCCAATTACATTGGCAACAAATTCACTTAAGCTAGCAATGCGTTCAGACTTAGCTTTTACAGTTCCCAGTTGTTTTTGGAACAAAACAGACTCTAAACTTTCTAATCTTGATTCAAGTGATTGTTTTTTATCTGTTTTAAAGAAAAATTCAGCATCAGCTAAACGTGGACGAATGACCTTCTCGTTTCCCTTGATAACTTGGCTTGGGTCTTTACTGTCTATATTTGACACAAAGATGAATTTATTCAACAAGTTACCTTCAGCATCTGTCACTGGAAAGTATTTTTGATGATCTTTCATCGAATAAATTAATGGCTCTGCTGGTACATTCAAAAACTCTTCATCGAAGCTACCTGTTAAGACTACTGGCCATTCAACTAATGAAGTAACTTCTTCTAATAACTCATCATCAGGTAAAACGATACCGCCAATTTCTGTTGCTGCTGCATTAATTTGTTGTTGAATAGTATCTTTACGAGCTTGGTAGTCAACTACAACATGTGCAGCTTTTAAGGCACTTTCATAATCATTCGCATGACTTAATGCCACAACACCATGATGATGAAAACGATGACCGGTTACTAAGTTGTTCGAACGAATATTTAACGATTCACCTGGAATGATACTCGAACCATACATTAAAGTTAATGTATGTACCGGGCGAATAAATTGAGTTCTACCTGAGCCCCAACGCATAGGTTTAGGTACAGGTAATTTTGCAATGGCATTGTTCACCATAGTAGGAATTAGCTGTTCAACGTGCTTGCCTTGCTCAATAGTTTTATACAGTAGCCATTCACCTTTATCTGTAACTAAACGTTCCGCTTCTGCAACCGTAATACCATTTGAGCGCGCCCAGCCTTCTGCAGCTTTACTCGCGTTACCTTCAGCGTCAAATGCTACGTTTATCGCTGGTCCACGCTTCTCTATCGCTTTGTCAGCCTGGTTAGCTATTAAGTTATCAACCTTTACCGCTAAACGTCTTGGCGTTGCATACCAATGGATATCAGAATAAGTAAGTTTAGCATCGTCCAACTGCAACTTAATTTGATCGAAGAATGTCGTTGCTAAGGTTCTTAATGATTTCGGTGGTAACTCTTCAGTACCCAGTTCAATCAGCAGTGTTTCTGTAGTCATTATGATTGTTCCTTAGTCGTGTTACCGTTTGCTGAATTGTTTTTACAAAGCGGAAATCCAAGTTCTTCACGTTTTGCATAATAAGCTTGTGCACAAGCTTTAGATAACGTTCTGACACGCAATATGTAACGTTGGCGTTCAGTTACAGATATTGCATGACGAGCATCAAGTAAGTTAAAAGCATGAGAGGCTTTCATCACTTGCTCGTAAGCCGGCAATGCTAAGCCAGCTTCAATCAATTTTTCACTGTCTTTTTCACACTGGTCAAAAGTTTTAAATAATGCGTCAACGTCAGCATGTTCAAAGTTGTAAGTTGATTGTTCAACTTCATTTTGATGAAATACATCCCCATAAAGTACTTTACCCATTGGACCATCGGTCCATACAAGATCATAAATACTGTCTACGTTTTGTATATACATAGCTAGGCGTTCTAAGCCGTAAGTAATTTCACCAGTAACCGGAGCACACTCTAGACCGCCAACTTGTTGAAAGTAAGTAAATTGCGAAACTTCCATACCATTTAACCAAATCTCCCAGCCTAAACCCCAAGCACCTAAAGTTGGTGACTCCCAGTTGTCTTCAACAAATCGAATATCGTGAACAAGTGGATCAATACCCATTTCTTTTAACGAATCAAGGTATAGCTCTTGGATATTATCTGGTGACGGTTTTAGCATTACTTGGAATTGATAGTAGTGTTGTAATCTATTTGGGTTTTCACCATAGCGACCATCGGTTGGACGGCGACATGGTTGCACATAAGCACTACTCATTGGCTCAGGACCAATAGAACGCAAAA includes the following:
- the glyS gene encoding glycine--tRNA ligase subunit beta, which gives rise to MTTETLLIELGTEELPPKSLRTLATTFFDQIKLQLDDAKLTYSDIHWYATPRRLAVKVDNLIANQADKAIEKRGPAINVAFDAEGNASKAAEGWARSNGITVAEAERLVTDKGEWLLYKTIEQGKHVEQLIPTMVNNAIAKLPVPKPMRWGSGRTQFIRPVHTLTLMYGSSIIPGESLNIRSNNLVTGHRFHHHGVVALSHANDYESALKAAHVVVDYQARKDTIQQQINAAATEIGGIVLPDDELLEEVTSLVEWPVVLTGSFDEEFLNVPAEPLIYSMKDHQKYFPVTDAEGNLLNKFIFVSNIDSKDPSQVIKGNEKVIRPRLADAEFFFKTDKKQSLESRLESLESVLFQKQLGTVKAKSERIASLSEFVANVIGDDTAMAYRAGLLSKTDLMSDMVLEFPQVQGTMGKYYAQHDGEPAAVAQALEDQYRPRFAGDTLPEQTIGCAVAIADKVDTLVGIFGINQAPKGDKDPFALRRAAIGLLRIIIEKDLNLDIADLVAKSVELYQDKLTNQDVAKQVLDFVFGRYRAYYQDQNISVDVIQAVLANAPSAPLDFNKRIHAVTHFKTLAEAATLAAANKRVGNILVKFKGELFESFNQELALETAETELASAFSGVKAKITPLMAAKDYQGALTELSALKQPIDNFFDNVMVMADDEQVKTNRLTLLNEIRNSFFAIADISLLQ
- the glyQ gene encoding glycine--tRNA ligase subunit alpha — protein: MSTFNVKTFQGLILQLQDYWSRQGCVIVQPLDLEVGAGTFHPMTFLRSIGPEPMSSAYVQPCRRPTDGRYGENPNRLQHYYQFQVMLKPSPDNIQELYLDSLKEMGIDPLVHDIRFVEDNWESPTLGAWGLGWEIWLNGMEVSQFTYFQQVGGLECAPVTGEITYGLERLAMYIQNVDSIYDLVWTDGPMGKVLYGDVFHQNEVEQSTYNFEHADVDALFKTFDQCEKDSEKLIEAGLALPAYEQVMKASHAFNLLDARHAISVTERQRYILRVRTLSKACAQAYYAKREELGFPLCKNNSANGNTTKEQS